In a single window of the Magnetococcales bacterium genome:
- a CDS encoding tail fiber domain-containing protein gives MNDYGKILIAAISLTTAATTAHAGTVPNSFTSGTTIYASEVNDNFTYLEDRCLDLTGNDLYYTAGNIGIGSDDFSSNDNVLYVKNTAGHAGVVLDSHATDHSTYIGFRDNGSYAGWLSYYGADYPNSEVANNMAIVNEKDGGGIYFNTEHGPSIDPDMLITSDGYVGIGTDSPESLLQVGDSADGGTPGVISIASGDGRSSGQIYQSNNQLYIEATNDSASLTLKTNGGHMVFMESGVEKMRLNSSYNDECDGCLGIGTASPDYPLHMASGAYVTDGGVWTDASSREFKENIFDLSSEAAREALAQLSPKTFNYKNEQDDPKVGFIAEEVPELVATPNRKGLSPMDIVAVVTKVVQDQQKTIQNQAAEIQTLKTLLQQSLAGFAALRSRVDHLEMTNQTPLLQQAGLK, from the coding sequence GTGAATGATTACGGAAAAATTCTGATTGCCGCCATATCTCTGACCACAGCCGCCACCACAGCTCATGCCGGAACGGTGCCGAACAGTTTCACCAGTGGCACTACCATCTATGCCAGCGAGGTGAATGATAATTTTACCTATCTGGAAGATCGTTGCTTGGATTTGACAGGAAACGATCTTTATTACACAGCAGGTAACATCGGTATTGGATCAGACGATTTTTCCAGTAACGACAATGTGCTTTATGTGAAGAATACAGCCGGACATGCTGGGGTGGTTCTGGACTCTCACGCCACAGACCATAGCACCTATATCGGATTTCGAGATAATGGATCATATGCTGGTTGGTTGTCGTATTACGGTGCTGATTATCCCAATTCTGAAGTTGCCAACAATATGGCGATTGTTAATGAGAAGGATGGGGGGGGGATTTATTTCAATACCGAGCACGGGCCGAGCATTGATCCGGATATGTTGATCACCAGTGATGGCTACGTTGGTATTGGAACAGACTCGCCGGAATCCCTACTGCAGGTTGGGGACTCGGCTGATGGTGGTACCCCTGGCGTCATCAGCATTGCCAGCGGTGATGGGAGGAGCAGCGGGCAGATATATCAAAGCAACAACCAGCTCTATATTGAAGCAACAAACGACAGCGCCAGTCTGACCCTGAAAACCAATGGTGGCCATATGGTTTTTATGGAGAGTGGGGTCGAAAAAATGCGGCTTAACTCAAGCTACAACGATGAGTGCGATGGCTGCCTTGGTATCGGTACCGCCTCACCAGACTACCCCCTCCACATGGCCAGCGGTGCTTACGTTACCGATGGGGGTGTCTGGACCGATGCCTCCAGCCGGGAATTCAAGGAAAATATTTTCGATCTTTCCAGCGAAGCAGCCCGGGAGGCTTTGGCACAGTTGAGCCCCAAAACCTTCAATTACAAAAACGAGCAGGATGACCCCAAGGTCGGTTTTATCGCTGAGGAGGTTCCCGAACTTGTGGCCACGCCCAATCGCAAGGGTCTCTCTCCCATGGATATCGTCGCGGTGGTGACCAAGGTGGTGCAGGATCAGCAAAAGACCATCCAAAACCAGGCTGCTGAAATCCAAACCCTGAAAACGCTTCTGCAACAGTCGTTGGCCGGTTTTGCGGCACTGCGCAGTCGAGTCGATCATCTGGAAATGACCAACCAAACACCTCTCCTGCAACAGGCGGGCTTGAAATAA